The Daphnia pulex isolate KAP4 chromosome 3, ASM2113471v1 genome includes a region encoding these proteins:
- the LOC124190145 gene encoding DNA topoisomerase I, mitochondrial-like has protein sequence MGSAEVDKHTPPSGDGAGKDMLTGLSNGMDRHKSKDKDHHSHKHKHKDKDREKSKDKSRDKHKDKHKDKHRDKDKHKDKSKDKDRKHDKEERSKDRKHSKEDRKVEKEEKKKGKDKSKDKAEKSQYVEVKNEPLSEDDDVPLASRSFSQTSQDSEDDDQPLAFRQKVKPEVKAEVKAEKPVKRKAEDLDDDDFSASKKKAKKVKEEKKDKKEKPNKKPATPNGSPTKRAKKEKEEEETWKWWEEEKHEDGVKWKSLEHKGPVFATQYEPLPGNVKFKYNGQEMKLSTAAEEVGSFYAAMLDHDYVTKDVFNKNFFKDWRKFMTHSEKEIITDLKKCDFTYMLTYFKAKSEERKNRTKEEKLQLKTENEEMVKEYGWCIIDGHKQRIGNFKIEPPGLFRGRGDHPKMGMVKRRVMPEDVIINCTKGTAPKPPPGHKWKEVRSDNTVTWLASWTENVQGQVKYIMLNSASRLKGEKDWQKYEIARQLKDSVDKIRETYKEDWKSKEMKIRQRSVALYFIDKLALRAGNEKDEDQADTVGACSLRVEHISLHEQKEGKQCVVVFDFLGKDSIRYYNEVPVEKRVFKNLQIFMENKKPGDDLFDRLNTTIMNKHLNDLMEGLTAKVFRTFNASNTLQEQLDELTDPKSSVTEKILAYNRANRAVAILCNHQRAVPKTFAKSMENLQVKITTKREAIEDAEKSFKDLKKEAKKTGSAAAKIAAGKKEKQVEKLKEQLMKLEVQATDREENKEIALGTSKLNYLDPRISVAWCKKNDVPIEKIYNKTQREKFQWAIDMAGPEFVF, from the exons ATGGGCTCAGCAGAAGTTGATAAGCATACCCCTCCATCA GGTGATGGTGCTGGAAAAGATATGTTGACTGGGTTGTCAAATGGCATGGATCGCCATAAATCCAAGGATAAG GACCATCATTCTCACAAGCACAAACATAAAGATAAAGATCGTGAGAAATCTAAAGACAAAAGCCGTGATAAACACAAGGACAAGCACAAGGATAAGCATAGGGATAAG gaTAAGCATAAAGACAAATCTAAGGACAAAGATAGAAAGCATGACAAAGAAGAACGCAGCAAGGACCGGAAGCATAGTAAAGAGGATAGAAaggtggaaaaagaagaaaagaagaaagggaagGACAAATCCAAAGACAAAGCTGAAAAATCCCAATATGTTGAAGTTAAAAATGAACCTTTGtctgaagatgatgatgtacCATTG GCTTCTCGCTCATTCAGCCAGACTTCACAGGATTCTGAGGATGATGATCAACCCTTAGCTTTTCGCCAAAAGGTTAAACCTGAGGTTAAAGCTGAAGTTAAAGCTGAAAAACCGGTGAAGAGAAAGGCCGAAGatttggatgatgatgatttttcaGCTTCTAAGAAGAAagctaaaaaagtaaaagaggaaaagaaggacaagaaagaaaagccaaacaaGAAACCAGCCACTCCAAATGGTTCGCCCACCAAacgagccaaaaaagaaaaagaagaggaagaaacgTGGAAATG gTGGGAAGAAGAGAAGCATGAAGATGGAGTTAAATGGAAATCCTTAGAGCATAAGGGTCCAGTGTTTGCTACACAATATGAACCCCTGCCAGGAAATGTCAAGTTTAAGTATAATGgtcaagaaatgaaattgagtACAGCTGCTGAAGAAGTTGGATCATTCTATGCTGCTATGCTGGATCATGACTATGTGACTAAAGATGtatttaataagaattttttcaaagattgGCGTAAATTTATGACTCATTCTGAGAAAGAGATTATTACTGATCTCAAAAAGTGTGATTTCACCTACATGCTTACCTATTTTAAAG CTAAAtctgaagagagaaagaacaggaccaaagaagaaaaacttcagctgaaaacagaaaatgaagaaatggttAAGGAATATGGATGGTGTATTATTGATGGACACAAACAACGTATtggcaatttcaaaattgaaccGCCGg GTCTCTTTCGTGGTCGTGGTGATCATCCTAAAATGGGGATGGTAAAGCGGAGGGTAATGCCAGAAGATGTCATCATTAACTGTACTAAAGGAACTGCACCTAAACCTCCTCCTGGCCATAAATGGAAAGAAGTTCGTAGTGACAATACCGTCACCTGGCTAGCTTCGTGGACAGAAAACGTCCAAGGGCAAGTGAAATACATCATGTTGAATTCAGCATCTCGGTTGAAAGGAGAGAAGGATTggcaaaaatatgaaattgccCGTCAATTGAAAG ATTCTGTCGATAAAATTCGTGAGACCTACAAAGAAGAttggaaatcaaaagagatgaaaatCCGTCAAAGATCCGTTGCattatattttattgacaAG TTGGCGCTCAGGGCAGGTaacgaaaaagatgaagatcaGGCCGATACTGTTGGTGCTTGTTCTTTGCGAGTTGAACATATATCACTTCACGAacagaaggaaggaaaacagTGTGTTGTAGTCTTCGATTTTCTCG GTAAGGATTCTATTCGATACTACAATGAAGTTCCAGTGGAGAAGCGAGTCTTCAAAAACCTACAGATATttatggaaaataaaaaaccaggAGACGATCTCTTTGATCGACTGAAT ACCACCATCATGAACAAACATCTGAACGATCTAATGGAAGGGCTTACGGCTAAAGTGTTCCGTACTTTTAACGCTTCCAATACGCTGCAAGAACAGCTGGACGAACTAACCGATCCGAAATCTTCGGTTACTGAAAAA attttggcATACAACCGGGCTAATCGTGCTGTAGCTATCCTTTGTAACCATCAACGTGCTGTGCCGAAGACGTTCGCTAAATCGATGGAAAATCTCCAAGTAAAAATAACTACAAAACGAGAAGCTATTGAAGACGCAGAGAAAAGTTTTAAAGATCTGAAAAAAGAAGCCAAGAAAACGGGATCCGCTGCtgcaaa AATTGCAGCAggcaaaaaagagaagcaaGTCGAGAAACTCAAGGAGCAATTAATGAAGTTGGAAGTTCAAGCTACAGACAGGGAAGAAAACAAGGAGATTGCGTTGGGTACCTCCAAGTTGAATTACTTAGATCCACGTATTTCCGTTGCATG GTGC